A window of Ictidomys tridecemlineatus isolate mIctTri1 chromosome 15, mIctTri1.hap1, whole genome shotgun sequence contains these coding sequences:
- the Znf835 gene encoding LOW QUALITY PROTEIN: zinc finger protein 835 (The sequence of the model RefSeq protein was modified relative to this genomic sequence to represent the inferred CDS: inserted 7 bases in 5 codons; substituted 1 base at 1 genomic stop codon): protein MEGLLNTTLRGSELGGPWKEEGAFKDSQENPESCMEPGAHRGEAAGEAVQEHGRWAARQNVKLCCDPTGRAQQNQAARDHAPRKSLEQNTGTSQGGKGGGPRKXWRCEDCGKAFRSCSAFILHQRIHTGEKPFPXPECGKAFGQSVHLTLHQRTHPGEKPYGCGDCTKAFRCFTHLTQHRRVPTGEQPCAXVQCAKAFRNRLSPMEHQGILTGEKPFECAQAFRSSSGGPPPETHTEEKLYYCSLCAEAFQQVAHPAQQRGEQHTGEQPYVCPEGGTPFSQRIHTXGQCTKAFAQVWHLTQHQHTHSERPYKRQDCGKRXSNRWHFLQHRLGHTGSXAYRCLPGSAAFGHVSSLREHQKIP from the exons ATGGAGGGGCTCTTGAACACCACCCTCCGGGGCTCTGAGCTGGGAGGTCCCTGGAAAGAGGAAGGCGCGTTTAAGGACTCACAGGAAAACCCGGAGAGCTGCATGGAGCCAGGGGCCCACAGGGGAGAGGCTGCAGGAGAGGCCGTCCAGGAACATGGTCGGTGGGCTGCGCGCCAGAACGTCAAGCTCTGCTGTGACCCAACTGGGCGCGCCCAGCAAAACCAGGCTGCGAGAGACCATGCGCCAAGGAAGAGCCTGGAGCAGAACACGGGCACCAGCCAAGGGGGGAAGGGTGGAGGCCCTAGGA CCTGGAGGTGCGAGGACTGTGGGAAGGCCTTCAGGTCCTGTTCAGCATTCATCCTGCACCAAAGAAtccacactggggagaagccGTTCCC CCCTGAGTGTGGCAAGGCCTTCGGTCAGAGCGTGCACCTGACCCTGCACCAGCGCACGCACCCGGGCGAGAAGCCTTACGGCTGCGGGGACTGCACCAAGGCCTTCAGGTGCTTCACACACCTGACACAGCACCGGCGCGTGCCCACGGGCGAGCAGCCCTGTGCCTGAGTGCAGTGCGCCAAGGCCTTCCGCAACCGCTTGTCCCCGATGGAGCACCAGGGCATCCTCACGGGCGAGAAGCCCTTTGAGTGCGCCCAGGCCTTCCGCTCCTCCTCCGGTGGTCCGCCACCAGAGACCCACACCGAGGAGAAGCTGTACTACTGCAGCCTGTGCGCCGAGGCCTTCCAGCAGGTCGCGCACCCAGCACAGCAGCGGGGGGAGCAGCACACGGGGGAGCAGCCCTACGTGTGCCCCGAGGGCGGCACACCCTTCAGCCAGCGCATCCACA GCGGCCAGTGCACCAAGGCCTTCGCACAGGTGTGGCATCTGACACAGCACCAGCACACACACAGTGAGCGGCCCTACAAGCGCCAGGACTGTGGCAAGC TCAGCAACCGCTGGCACTTCCTCCAGCACCGCCTGGGGCACACCGGGAG GGCCTACAGGTGCCTGCCGGGCAGCGCCGCCTTCGGCCACGTGTCCTCCCTCAGGGAGCACCAGAAGATCCCCTAG
- the Smim17 gene encoding small integral membrane protein 17 yields the protein MQSLRPEQSRGLLEPERATALLPWEKSTHPSFARDWEAVDVGASGCESERDLSSQETGLSQEWCSVEEDDESEDSQGFVEWSKAPQHTTIVLVVCVLFLFLVLTGMPMMFHFQL from the exons ATGCAGAGCCTCAGGCCTGAGCAGTCGCGGGGGCTGCTGGAGCCCGAGAGGGCCACGGCGCTGCTGCCCTGGGAGAAGTCCACGCACCCCAGCTTCGCCAGGGACTGGGAGGCCGTGGACGTCGGGGCCTCTGGCTGCGAGAGTGAGAGAG ACCTGTCTTCTCAGGAGACTGGACTTTCCCAGGAGTGGTGCTCAGTGGAGGAAGATGACGAGTCAGAGGACTCCCAG GGCTTTGTGGAGTGGTCGAAAGCTCCACAGCATACGACTATAGTCCTGGTGGTGTGCGTGCTGTTTCTGTTCCTGGTTTTGACGGGGATGCCCATGATGTTTCACTTTCAGCTATGA
- the LOC101973790 gene encoding protein sprouty homolog 2 translates to MEAGAQSGSGSQPLLQAHCDSGRQRGEPGPGEALSQQVQVLSLDQIRTIGNTNEYTEAPTAVPRPGLQPAPRPSTQHKPERLRGLPEHSPPPRLQLSQVRVSTRAPLPRSISTVSSGSQSILRTNISSSSSDRRLLGPSFSSGPLADGIILVQPKSELKPGERKPLSMEDLGLHAYRCEDCGKCKCKECTHPRPLPSNWICNKRCLCSAQNVIDYGTCVCCVKAVFYHCSDDDEDDCSDNPCSCSPSHYCARWSAMGLMSVFLPCLWCYPPAMGCLKLCQGCYDWVNRPGCRCENSNTVCYKVPTVAPEAL, encoded by the coding sequence ATGGAGGCCGGAGCACAGAGTGGCAGCGGGTCTCAGCCTTTGCTGCAGGCGCACTGTGACAGTGGCAGGCAGCGTGGGGAGCCTGGCCCTGGAGAAGCCCTCTCCCAGCAGGTACAGGTTTTGTCTCTGGATCAAATCAGAACCATCGGAAACACCAATGAGTACACCGAGGCACCGACTGCGGTCCCCAGACCCGGACTGCAGCCCGCTCCTCGCCCCTCCACTCAGCACAAGCCGGAGAGGCTCCGCGGTCTGCCGGAGCACAGCCCGCCTCCCAGGCTCCAGCTTTCGCAGGTTCGTGTTTCTACTCGAGCCCCTCTGCCCAGGTCCATCAGCACCGTCAGCTCAGGGTCTCAGAGCATCCTAAGGACAAATATCAGCAGCAGCTCCTCGGATCGGAGGCTGTTAGGACCATCCTTCTCCTCTGGTCCACTTGCTGATGGGATCATCCTGGTGCAACCCAAGTCTGAGCTCAAGCCAGGTGAGCGCAAGCCACTGAGCATGGAAGATTTGGGCCTGCACGCCTACAGGTGTGAGGACTGTGGCAAGTGCAAGTGTAAGGAGTGCACCCATCCAAGGCCCCTGCCATCCAACTGGATCTGCAACAAGCGGTGCCTTTGCTCGGCCCAGAACGTGATTGACTATGGGACTTGCGTGTGCTGTGTGAAAGCTGTCTTCTACCACTGTTCTGATGATGATGAGGACGACTGCTCTGACAACCCGTGCTCCTGCAGCCCGTCTCACTATTGTGCGCGTTGGTCGGCCATGGGGCTCATGTCCGTCTTTTTGCCTTGCTTATGGTGTTACCCTCCAGCCATGGGTTGCCTTAAATTGTGCCAGGGGTGTTATGATTGGGTTAACAGGCCTGGGTGCCGCTGTGAAAACTCAAACACAGTCTGCTACAAAGTTCCCACTGTTGCCCCTGAGGCACTTTGA